A region from the Cyprinus carpio isolate SPL01 chromosome A8, ASM1834038v1, whole genome shotgun sequence genome encodes:
- the kdm5bb gene encoding lysine-specific demethylase 5B-B isoform X1: MTQRGPAEFTPPPECPVFEPSWEEFADPFAFINKIRPIAEKTGICKVRPPPDWQPPFACDVDRLHFTPRIQRLNELEAQTRVKLNFLDQIAKFWELQGCTLKIPHVERKILDLYQLNRLVAEEGGFDLVCRERRWTKIAMTMGFAPGKAVGSHLRAHYERVLYPYHLFHSGTNLLALDLAAKLTSFGAPPGLEECLQKASVDDVNDKDKEYKPHDLLQRQNIHVQPCDMSAPARRAKRMKTESGCVKSEGGEECENRPNLRRRMGSFVVKPEPEREVPIQVKQEPVEIKEINPEPEKCKSRYKKNIPPPPVNMVDLYVCLVCGKGNDEDRLLLCDGCDDSYHTFCLIPPLSDVPKGDWRCPKCLAQECSKPQEAFGFEQACRDYSLKSFGEMADSFKSDYFNMPVHMVPTELVEKEFWRLVGTIEEDVTVEYGADIASKEFGSGFPIKGGKFKVAPHDEKYLQCGWNLNNMAMMTPSVLTHITADICGMTLPWLYVGMCFSSFCWHIEDHWSYSINYLHWGEPKTWYGAPGFAAEQLEAVMKKLAPELFESQPDLLHQLVTIMNPNTLMAHGVPIYRTNQCAGEFVITFPRSYHSGFNQGFNFAEAVNFCTVDWMPLGRQCVDHYRLLHRYCVFSHDEMVCNMAMKAGSLDVVLASAVQKDMRLMIKEERELRDKVRKMGVVQCELFEYDLLADDERQCVKCRTTCYLSALTCPCRPGVQVCLHHAHDLCSCPVSNYTLNYRFTLDDLYPMMNAVQQRAESYDEWAARVTEVMEAKLDKKRNVTVFRALLGESDEKSFPENDLLRQLRLVTQDAEKCSSVAQRLLNGKRQTRYRTGGGNSPNQLTVEEMRSFVRQLYNLPCSLTQAPLLKDLLNSIEDFQQHSEKLLSDEVSADSVSEIESLLEEGSQFDVFLPELPLLRERLEQTRWLTGVQQAEDLVSNPCGLSLDSMRRLIDRGVGLTPHPSTERTMARLQELLTISEEMEEKAQALLKARPPESLETLSSMLTQIDGVPAYLPNCLLLQDTVNRAKEWLQEAEDLQVGGQTLVLSSLSDMVLRAHAIPVRLEPLDQLEVLVSEVQAWKESAAKTFLIKNSPFTLFEVLCPRWEVGSSLKKKMRKVKGECVSSGKKKPVKLDSMSDVERALSDSKDSASAMFTLAEVRLKEQESLCSLRAANESKLLPTADCAALRVCVCQKPPMGAMLQCELCRDAFHSVCVRGPSDPLDPEAWLCPLCLRSTKPSLDKIQTLLSSLQRIRVRLPEGDALRYMIERAGSWQRRAREVIDSYDHSLTSQDCRRASPTLSHRTTGHKRKLCGSPSRCQDWGVSGQEQSVFYTEQRCIPLQGLSSELEELMVEGLLLQVSLPETQQLYRLLLSGPPTTNTSHTEHAPYLTPEHSSPQRERDAITSAEKKAKRRMNREETEIRDRGIKPKSKKQRMGTEKRRERKEASVSASDVSQSEDSEEDMTQCPAENCLQPEGEEVYWVQCDCCNCWFHMICVGVSAELAAKEDYMCVTCSTTNAGRRK; this comes from the exons ATGACCCAGCGGGGCCCGGCCGAGTTTACCCCACCGCCCGAGTGTCCGGTCTTCGAGCCCAGTTGGGAGGAATTTGCAGACCCGTTTGCATTTATCAATAAAATCCGACCCATCGCCGAGAAAACCGGGATCTGCAAGGTTCGACCGCCGCCG gactGGCAGCCTCCATTTGCATGTGATGTTGACAGACTTCATTTTACTCCACGAATCCAGAGACTCAACGAGCTCGAG GCTCAAACCAGAGTTAAACTCAACTTCTTGGACCAGATTGCCAAGTTTTGGGAACTACAAGGATGCACACTCAAAATTCCACACGTGGAGCGGAAGATCCTCGATCTGTACCAGCTCAACAGA CTGGTTGCAGAGGAGGGTGGATTCGATTTAGTTTGTAGAGAGAGGAGATGGACAAAGATTGCCATGACAATGGGTTTTGCCCCAGGCAAAGCTGTGGGGTCCCACCTGAGAGCCCATTACGAGAGGGTCCTGTACCCGTACCACCTCTTCCATTCTGGGACAAACCTGCTG GCTCTTGACCTCGCAGCCAAACTGACAAGTTTTGGGGCACCTCCTGGGCTGGAGGAG TGTCTGCAGAAGGCGTCAGTAGATGATGTAAATGACAAAGATAAAGAGTATAAACCCCACGACCTGCTACAGAGACAAAACATTCACGTTCAACCCTGCGACATGAGCGCACCTGCTAGACGAGCCAAGAGGATGAAAACAGAG tCTGGCTGTGTCAAGTCAGAGGGAGGTGAGGAATGTGAGAACAGACCCAATCTCAGGAGAAGAATGGGTTCATTCGTTGTCAAGCCTGAACCAG AAAGGGAGGTCCCTATACAGGTGAAGCAGGAACCTGTGGAGATAAAAGAGATAAATCCTGAACCAGAGAAATGCAAATCACGTTACAAGAAAAACATCCCCCCTCCTCCAGTCAACATG GTGGACCTgtatgtgtgtttagtgtgtggaAAGGGGAACGATGAGGATCGGTTGTTGCTATGCGACGGTTGTGATGATAGCTACCACACCTTCTGCTTGATCCCGCCCCTCAGTGATGTTCCTAAAGGTGATTGGAGGTGCCCTAAGTGTCTGGCTCAG GAGTGCAGTAAACCTCAGGAGGCATTTGGCTTCGAGCAAGCTTGCAGGGATTATTCTCTAAAATCCTTCGGGGAAATGGCAGACTCCTTCAAGTCAGACTATTTCAACATGCCTGTTCAT ATGGTGCCCACCGAATTGGTTGAAAAAGAGTTTTGGAGGTTGGTCGGCACCATTGAGGAGGATGTGACTGTGGAATATGGAGCTGACATCGCCTCGAAAGAGTTTGGAAGCGGTTTTCCAATAAAGGGTGGAAAGTTTAAGGTTGCGCCACATGATGAG AAGTATCTTCAGTGTGGGTGGAACCTGAATAACATGGCCATGATGACACCATCAGTGCTGACCCACATCACTGCTGATATCTGTGGCATGACTTTGCCGTGGCTGTACGTGGGCATGTGCTTCTCCTCTTTCTGCTGGCACATTGAGGACCACTGGAGCTATTCCATCAACTACCTGCACTG GGGGGAACCTAAGACCTGGTACGGTGCTCCTGGTTTTGCCGCTGAGCAGTTGGAAGCAGTCATGAAGAAACTGGCCCCGGAACTGTTTGAGTCTCAGCCGGACCTTCTACACCAGCTTGTCACAATCATGAACCCCAATACACTTATGGCCCATGGAGTACCA ATTTACAGAACCAATCAGTGCGCAGGAGAGTTCGTCATCACTTTCCCACGATCCTATCACAGCGGCTTCAACCAGGGCTTCAACTTTGCAGAAGCTGTGAACTTTTGCACAGTGGACTGG ATGCCACTGGGGCGTCAGTGTGTGGATCACTACCGCCTGCTGCACCGTTACTGTGTGTTCTCTCATGATGAGATGGTGTGTAATATGGCCATGAAAGCCGGCAGCCTGGACGTGGTTCTGGCATCAGCCGTACAGAAGGACATGCGGCTCATGATCAAAGAGGAGAGAGAACTGCGGGACAAAGTCCGCAAGATG GGGGTGGTCCAGTGTGAGTTGTTTGAATACGACCTGCTGGCAGATGATGAGAGACAGTGCGTAAAGTGTCGCACCACCTGTTACCTGTCTGCTCTCACCTGTCCCTGCAGACCAGGAGTCCAGGTGTGTCTACACCACGCCCACGACCTCTGCTCCTGCCCCGTCTCCAACTACACACTCAA TTACCGTTTCACACTGGATGACCTTTACCCGATGATGAACGCTGTGCAGCAGAGGGCGGAGTCTTATGATGAGTGGGCGGCAAGGGTGACGGAAGTCATGGAAGCAAAGCTTGACAAGAAACGCA ATGTCACCGTGTTTCGTGCCCTTCTGGGGGAGTCCGATGAGAAGTCATTCCCAGAGAACGATCTGTTACGTCAGCTGAGGCTGGTTACTCAAGATGCTGAGAAATGCTCGTCTGTTGCCCAGCGACTGCTAAATGGCAAAAGGCAGACAAG GTACCGCACAGGCGGGGGTAATTCTCCTAATCAGCTCACAGTGGAGGAAATGAGATCATTTGTCCGCCAGCTTTATAACCTGCCCTGCAGCCTAACACAAGCACCGCTTCTGAAG GACCTGCTGAACAGCATTGAGGATTTCCAGCAGCACAGTGAGAAGCTTCTTTCTGATGAAGTGAGCGCAGATTCTGTTAGCGAGATCGAGTCCTTGCTGGAGGAGGGCTCTCAGTTTGACGTGTTTCTTCCGGAGTTGCCGCTGCTACGGGAGCGTTTGGAACAGACCCGGTGGCTGACTGGAGTTCAGCAGGCAGAGGATCTGGTATCAAACCCCTGCGGTCTCTCTCTGGACAGCATGCGCCGGCTGATCGATCGAGGAGTCGGACTGACACCACATCCCTCCACCGAACGCACAATGGCTCGGCTGCAGGAACTGCTCACAATCTCGGAGGAGATGGAAGAGAAAGCTCAGGCACTGCTGAAGGCCAG GCCTCCAGAGAGTTTAGAGACACTCAGTTCTATGTTGACTCAGATAGACGGGGTACCAGCATACCTGCCAAACTGCCTGCTACTACAAGACACGGTGAACAGGGCTAAAGAATGGCTCCAGGAAGCTGAGGATTTACAG GTTGGAGGTCAGACTCTGGTTCTCAGCTCACTCTCTGATATGGTTCTGAGAGCACATGCTATTCCTGTGCGACTGGAGCCTCTGGACCAGCTGGAGGTTCTGGTATCAGAGGTGCAGGCCTGGAAAGAGTCTGCTGCTAAAACCTTCCTCATCAAAAACTCCCCTTTCACGCTGTTTGAG GTCTTGTGTCCCCGATGGGAAGTGGGCAGCTCTTTGAAGAAGAAGATGAGGAAGGTGAAGGGAGAGTGTGTGTCATCAGGGAAGAAGAAGCCTGTGAAGCTGGACAGTATGAGTGACGTTGAGAGAGCACTTTCAGACAGCAAAGACTCTGCGTCTGCT ATGTTTACTCTGGCTGAGGTTCGTTTAAAAGAGCAGGAGTCGCTATGCTCTCTCCGTGCAGCTAATGAATCAAAGCTCCTGCCTACAGCGGACTGCGCAGCTctcagagtttgtgtgtgtcagaaaCCACCCATGGGTGCCATGCTGCAGTGCGAGCTGTGTCGAGATGCtttccacagtgtgtgtgtacgTGGGCCTTCCGATCCCCTTGACCCTGAAGCCTGGCTGTGTCCATTATGTCTACGATCGACAAAGCCCTCACTGGACAAGATCCAGACCCTATTGTCATCACTGCAGCGGATCCGTGTGCGTCTCCCAGAGGGTGATGCTTTACGTTATATGATCGAACGCGCTGGCAGCTGGCAGCGACGGGCACGAGAGGTCATAGACTCATATGATCACTCGCTGACCTCTCAGGATTGCAGAAGAGCTTCACCCACACTGAGCCACAGGACCACTGGGCATAAAAGGAAG cTGTGTGGATCTCCATCTCGGTGTCAGGACTGGGGTGTTTCGGGGCAAGAACAGTCGGTGTTTTACACAGAGCAGCGTTGTATCCCTCTCCAGG GTCTCAGTTCGGAGTTGGAGGAACTGATGGTGGAGGGATTGCTCCTGCAGGTTTCTCTCCCCGAGACCCAGCAGCTCTACAGACTTCTGCTGTCCGGCCCCCCGACCACAAACACATCCCACACAGAACACGCACCCTACCTCACACCAGAACACTCCTCACCACAGAGAGAG CGAGATGCAATCACTTCAGCAGAAAAGAAAGCCAAGCGGCGGATGAACAGAGAAGAGACTGAGATCAGGGATAGAGGGATAAAGCCGAAAAGCAAGAAGCAGCGGATGGGTACAGAGAAGcggagagagaggaaagaggcATCGGTCTCTGCGTCAGACGTGTCTCAGTCAGAAGACTCTGAAGAGGATATGACCCAGTGTCCAGCAGAGAACTGTCTCCAGCCGGAGGGAGAAGAG GTGTACTGGGTTCAGTGTGACTGCTGTAACTGCTGGTTCCATATGATATGTGTGGGTGTATCAGCAGAACTCGCAGCCAAGGAGGATTACATGTGTGTGACCTGCAGCACAACCAACGCAGGCCGCCGGAAGTGA
- the kdm5bb gene encoding lysine-specific demethylase 5B-B isoform X2, with product MTQRGPAEFTPPPECPVFEPSWEEFADPFAFINKIRPIAEKTGICKVRPPPDWQPPFACDVDRLHFTPRIQRLNELEAQTRVKLNFLDQIAKFWELQGCTLKIPHVERKILDLYQLNRLVAEEGGFDLVCRERRWTKIAMTMGFAPGKAVGSHLRAHYERVLYPYHLFHSGTNLLCLQKASVDDVNDKDKEYKPHDLLQRQNIHVQPCDMSAPARRAKRMKTESGCVKSEGGEECENRPNLRRRMGSFVVKPEPEREVPIQVKQEPVEIKEINPEPEKCKSRYKKNIPPPPVNMVDLYVCLVCGKGNDEDRLLLCDGCDDSYHTFCLIPPLSDVPKGDWRCPKCLAQECSKPQEAFGFEQACRDYSLKSFGEMADSFKSDYFNMPVHMVPTELVEKEFWRLVGTIEEDVTVEYGADIASKEFGSGFPIKGGKFKVAPHDEKYLQCGWNLNNMAMMTPSVLTHITADICGMTLPWLYVGMCFSSFCWHIEDHWSYSINYLHWGEPKTWYGAPGFAAEQLEAVMKKLAPELFESQPDLLHQLVTIMNPNTLMAHGVPIYRTNQCAGEFVITFPRSYHSGFNQGFNFAEAVNFCTVDWMPLGRQCVDHYRLLHRYCVFSHDEMVCNMAMKAGSLDVVLASAVQKDMRLMIKEERELRDKVRKMGVVQCELFEYDLLADDERQCVKCRTTCYLSALTCPCRPGVQVCLHHAHDLCSCPVSNYTLNYRFTLDDLYPMMNAVQQRAESYDEWAARVTEVMEAKLDKKRNVTVFRALLGESDEKSFPENDLLRQLRLVTQDAEKCSSVAQRLLNGKRQTRYRTGGGNSPNQLTVEEMRSFVRQLYNLPCSLTQAPLLKDLLNSIEDFQQHSEKLLSDEVSADSVSEIESLLEEGSQFDVFLPELPLLRERLEQTRWLTGVQQAEDLVSNPCGLSLDSMRRLIDRGVGLTPHPSTERTMARLQELLTISEEMEEKAQALLKARPPESLETLSSMLTQIDGVPAYLPNCLLLQDTVNRAKEWLQEAEDLQVGGQTLVLSSLSDMVLRAHAIPVRLEPLDQLEVLVSEVQAWKESAAKTFLIKNSPFTLFEVLCPRWEVGSSLKKKMRKVKGECVSSGKKKPVKLDSMSDVERALSDSKDSASAMFTLAEVRLKEQESLCSLRAANESKLLPTADCAALRVCVCQKPPMGAMLQCELCRDAFHSVCVRGPSDPLDPEAWLCPLCLRSTKPSLDKIQTLLSSLQRIRVRLPEGDALRYMIERAGSWQRRAREVIDSYDHSLTSQDCRRASPTLSHRTTGHKRKLCGSPSRCQDWGVSGQEQSVFYTEQRCIPLQGLSSELEELMVEGLLLQVSLPETQQLYRLLLSGPPTTNTSHTEHAPYLTPEHSSPQRERDAITSAEKKAKRRMNREETEIRDRGIKPKSKKQRMGTEKRRERKEASVSASDVSQSEDSEEDMTQCPAENCLQPEGEEVYWVQCDCCNCWFHMICVGVSAELAAKEDYMCVTCSTTNAGRRK from the exons ATGACCCAGCGGGGCCCGGCCGAGTTTACCCCACCGCCCGAGTGTCCGGTCTTCGAGCCCAGTTGGGAGGAATTTGCAGACCCGTTTGCATTTATCAATAAAATCCGACCCATCGCCGAGAAAACCGGGATCTGCAAGGTTCGACCGCCGCCG gactGGCAGCCTCCATTTGCATGTGATGTTGACAGACTTCATTTTACTCCACGAATCCAGAGACTCAACGAGCTCGAG GCTCAAACCAGAGTTAAACTCAACTTCTTGGACCAGATTGCCAAGTTTTGGGAACTACAAGGATGCACACTCAAAATTCCACACGTGGAGCGGAAGATCCTCGATCTGTACCAGCTCAACAGA CTGGTTGCAGAGGAGGGTGGATTCGATTTAGTTTGTAGAGAGAGGAGATGGACAAAGATTGCCATGACAATGGGTTTTGCCCCAGGCAAAGCTGTGGGGTCCCACCTGAGAGCCCATTACGAGAGGGTCCTGTACCCGTACCACCTCTTCCATTCTGGGACAAACCTGCTG TGTCTGCAGAAGGCGTCAGTAGATGATGTAAATGACAAAGATAAAGAGTATAAACCCCACGACCTGCTACAGAGACAAAACATTCACGTTCAACCCTGCGACATGAGCGCACCTGCTAGACGAGCCAAGAGGATGAAAACAGAG tCTGGCTGTGTCAAGTCAGAGGGAGGTGAGGAATGTGAGAACAGACCCAATCTCAGGAGAAGAATGGGTTCATTCGTTGTCAAGCCTGAACCAG AAAGGGAGGTCCCTATACAGGTGAAGCAGGAACCTGTGGAGATAAAAGAGATAAATCCTGAACCAGAGAAATGCAAATCACGTTACAAGAAAAACATCCCCCCTCCTCCAGTCAACATG GTGGACCTgtatgtgtgtttagtgtgtggaAAGGGGAACGATGAGGATCGGTTGTTGCTATGCGACGGTTGTGATGATAGCTACCACACCTTCTGCTTGATCCCGCCCCTCAGTGATGTTCCTAAAGGTGATTGGAGGTGCCCTAAGTGTCTGGCTCAG GAGTGCAGTAAACCTCAGGAGGCATTTGGCTTCGAGCAAGCTTGCAGGGATTATTCTCTAAAATCCTTCGGGGAAATGGCAGACTCCTTCAAGTCAGACTATTTCAACATGCCTGTTCAT ATGGTGCCCACCGAATTGGTTGAAAAAGAGTTTTGGAGGTTGGTCGGCACCATTGAGGAGGATGTGACTGTGGAATATGGAGCTGACATCGCCTCGAAAGAGTTTGGAAGCGGTTTTCCAATAAAGGGTGGAAAGTTTAAGGTTGCGCCACATGATGAG AAGTATCTTCAGTGTGGGTGGAACCTGAATAACATGGCCATGATGACACCATCAGTGCTGACCCACATCACTGCTGATATCTGTGGCATGACTTTGCCGTGGCTGTACGTGGGCATGTGCTTCTCCTCTTTCTGCTGGCACATTGAGGACCACTGGAGCTATTCCATCAACTACCTGCACTG GGGGGAACCTAAGACCTGGTACGGTGCTCCTGGTTTTGCCGCTGAGCAGTTGGAAGCAGTCATGAAGAAACTGGCCCCGGAACTGTTTGAGTCTCAGCCGGACCTTCTACACCAGCTTGTCACAATCATGAACCCCAATACACTTATGGCCCATGGAGTACCA ATTTACAGAACCAATCAGTGCGCAGGAGAGTTCGTCATCACTTTCCCACGATCCTATCACAGCGGCTTCAACCAGGGCTTCAACTTTGCAGAAGCTGTGAACTTTTGCACAGTGGACTGG ATGCCACTGGGGCGTCAGTGTGTGGATCACTACCGCCTGCTGCACCGTTACTGTGTGTTCTCTCATGATGAGATGGTGTGTAATATGGCCATGAAAGCCGGCAGCCTGGACGTGGTTCTGGCATCAGCCGTACAGAAGGACATGCGGCTCATGATCAAAGAGGAGAGAGAACTGCGGGACAAAGTCCGCAAGATG GGGGTGGTCCAGTGTGAGTTGTTTGAATACGACCTGCTGGCAGATGATGAGAGACAGTGCGTAAAGTGTCGCACCACCTGTTACCTGTCTGCTCTCACCTGTCCCTGCAGACCAGGAGTCCAGGTGTGTCTACACCACGCCCACGACCTCTGCTCCTGCCCCGTCTCCAACTACACACTCAA TTACCGTTTCACACTGGATGACCTTTACCCGATGATGAACGCTGTGCAGCAGAGGGCGGAGTCTTATGATGAGTGGGCGGCAAGGGTGACGGAAGTCATGGAAGCAAAGCTTGACAAGAAACGCA ATGTCACCGTGTTTCGTGCCCTTCTGGGGGAGTCCGATGAGAAGTCATTCCCAGAGAACGATCTGTTACGTCAGCTGAGGCTGGTTACTCAAGATGCTGAGAAATGCTCGTCTGTTGCCCAGCGACTGCTAAATGGCAAAAGGCAGACAAG GTACCGCACAGGCGGGGGTAATTCTCCTAATCAGCTCACAGTGGAGGAAATGAGATCATTTGTCCGCCAGCTTTATAACCTGCCCTGCAGCCTAACACAAGCACCGCTTCTGAAG GACCTGCTGAACAGCATTGAGGATTTCCAGCAGCACAGTGAGAAGCTTCTTTCTGATGAAGTGAGCGCAGATTCTGTTAGCGAGATCGAGTCCTTGCTGGAGGAGGGCTCTCAGTTTGACGTGTTTCTTCCGGAGTTGCCGCTGCTACGGGAGCGTTTGGAACAGACCCGGTGGCTGACTGGAGTTCAGCAGGCAGAGGATCTGGTATCAAACCCCTGCGGTCTCTCTCTGGACAGCATGCGCCGGCTGATCGATCGAGGAGTCGGACTGACACCACATCCCTCCACCGAACGCACAATGGCTCGGCTGCAGGAACTGCTCACAATCTCGGAGGAGATGGAAGAGAAAGCTCAGGCACTGCTGAAGGCCAG GCCTCCAGAGAGTTTAGAGACACTCAGTTCTATGTTGACTCAGATAGACGGGGTACCAGCATACCTGCCAAACTGCCTGCTACTACAAGACACGGTGAACAGGGCTAAAGAATGGCTCCAGGAAGCTGAGGATTTACAG GTTGGAGGTCAGACTCTGGTTCTCAGCTCACTCTCTGATATGGTTCTGAGAGCACATGCTATTCCTGTGCGACTGGAGCCTCTGGACCAGCTGGAGGTTCTGGTATCAGAGGTGCAGGCCTGGAAAGAGTCTGCTGCTAAAACCTTCCTCATCAAAAACTCCCCTTTCACGCTGTTTGAG GTCTTGTGTCCCCGATGGGAAGTGGGCAGCTCTTTGAAGAAGAAGATGAGGAAGGTGAAGGGAGAGTGTGTGTCATCAGGGAAGAAGAAGCCTGTGAAGCTGGACAGTATGAGTGACGTTGAGAGAGCACTTTCAGACAGCAAAGACTCTGCGTCTGCT ATGTTTACTCTGGCTGAGGTTCGTTTAAAAGAGCAGGAGTCGCTATGCTCTCTCCGTGCAGCTAATGAATCAAAGCTCCTGCCTACAGCGGACTGCGCAGCTctcagagtttgtgtgtgtcagaaaCCACCCATGGGTGCCATGCTGCAGTGCGAGCTGTGTCGAGATGCtttccacagtgtgtgtgtacgTGGGCCTTCCGATCCCCTTGACCCTGAAGCCTGGCTGTGTCCATTATGTCTACGATCGACAAAGCCCTCACTGGACAAGATCCAGACCCTATTGTCATCACTGCAGCGGATCCGTGTGCGTCTCCCAGAGGGTGATGCTTTACGTTATATGATCGAACGCGCTGGCAGCTGGCAGCGACGGGCACGAGAGGTCATAGACTCATATGATCACTCGCTGACCTCTCAGGATTGCAGAAGAGCTTCACCCACACTGAGCCACAGGACCACTGGGCATAAAAGGAAG cTGTGTGGATCTCCATCTCGGTGTCAGGACTGGGGTGTTTCGGGGCAAGAACAGTCGGTGTTTTACACAGAGCAGCGTTGTATCCCTCTCCAGG GTCTCAGTTCGGAGTTGGAGGAACTGATGGTGGAGGGATTGCTCCTGCAGGTTTCTCTCCCCGAGACCCAGCAGCTCTACAGACTTCTGCTGTCCGGCCCCCCGACCACAAACACATCCCACACAGAACACGCACCCTACCTCACACCAGAACACTCCTCACCACAGAGAGAG CGAGATGCAATCACTTCAGCAGAAAAGAAAGCCAAGCGGCGGATGAACAGAGAAGAGACTGAGATCAGGGATAGAGGGATAAAGCCGAAAAGCAAGAAGCAGCGGATGGGTACAGAGAAGcggagagagaggaaagaggcATCGGTCTCTGCGTCAGACGTGTCTCAGTCAGAAGACTCTGAAGAGGATATGACCCAGTGTCCAGCAGAGAACTGTCTCCAGCCGGAGGGAGAAGAG GTGTACTGGGTTCAGTGTGACTGCTGTAACTGCTGGTTCCATATGATATGTGTGGGTGTATCAGCAGAACTCGCAGCCAAGGAGGATTACATGTGTGTGACCTGCAGCACAACCAACGCAGGCCGCCGGAAGTGA